Proteins co-encoded in one Nitrospirota bacterium genomic window:
- a CDS encoding PIN domain-containing protein — translation MKFVIDTNILISALLKKSVTREILLLDSFEFLLPEFALEEIEVHKDYISRRSGLNREELDVILSILLENIAIIPFSEIKSNLKKADKIMGGIDPLDAPFVALALSVVKRGDRSILLSFS, via the coding sequence ATGAAGTTTGTGATAGATACAAACATTCTCATTTCGGCCCTCCTTAAAAAATCCGTTACCAGAGAAATTCTTCTCTTAGACTCTTTTGAGTTCTTATTGCCTGAATTTGCTCTTGAAGAAATAGAGGTTCACAAAGATTATATTTCCAGGCGAAGCGGTTTAAACAGGGAAGAGTTAGATGTAATACTATCCATCCTCCTGGAAAATATAGCGATCATACCGTTTTCTGAGATAAAATCTAACTTGAAAAAGGCTGATAAGATTATGGGCGGTATTGACCCTCTGGACGCTCCCTTTGTCGCTCTTGCTCTCTCTGTAGTAAAAAGAGGGGACAGGTCTATTTTATTGTCATTCTCCTAG
- a CDS encoding ISL3 family transposase, with protein GFNLKAKLTMRKAYGFRSVENLQIALYHTLGNLPEPETTHKFC; from the coding sequence GGATTTAACCTCAAGGCGAAACTGACCATGAGAAAAGCATACGGTTTTCGGTCGGTAGAAAACCTACAAATCGCCTTATATCATACACTTGGTAATCTGCCAGAACCGGAAACAACCCACAAATTCTGCTGA